The sequence GCGGCGGCAATCGATTCCGACGGTTGGCTGCACACCGGCGACATCGGCCGCGTCGACGCGGCGGGCAACCTGACGATCACCGACCGGCTGAAGGACATGTACATCAGCGGCGGCTTCAACGTCTACCCGGCGGAAGTCGAGCAGGTGATCGCCCGCCTCGACGGTGTGGCGGAGTCGGCGGTGATCGGCGTGCCCGACGAGCGGCTCGGCGAGGTGGGCAAGGCCTTCGTCGTGGTCAGACCGGGCGCATCGCTGGACGAGGACACCGTGATCGCCTACACGCGCGAACATCTGGCGAAATTCAAGACACCGCAATCCGTGGAGTTTCTGGACGTGCTGCCGCGCAACCCAGGAGGCAAAGTCGTCAAACCACAATTGCGAGAGAGGATCTGATGGACCTCGCCTTCGAAAGCGAGACGGAGGAGTTCAGGGCCGAGGTCCGGGACTTCCTTGCCGCCAACTCCGAGCACTTCCCCACCAAGTCCTACGACACCGCTGAGGGCTTCGAACAGCATCGGGCATGGGACAAAGTGCTTTTCGACGCCGGCCTGTCGGTTATCGCGTGGCCGAAGCGCTACGGCGGCCGCGACGCCACGCTGCTGCAGTGGGTGGTGTACGAGGAGGAGTACTTCCGCGCCGGTGCACCGGGGCGCGCCAGCGCCAACGGGACGTCGATGCTCGCGCCGACGCTGTTCGCCCACGGCACCGAGGAACAACTCGACCGCGTGCTCCCGAAGATGGCCAGCGGCGAGGAGATCTGGGCGCAGGCGTGGTCGGAGCCGGAGTCGGGCAGCGATTTGGCATCGCTGCGCTCCACCGCGACCAGGACCGAGGGCGGCTGGAAACTCAACGGCCAGAAAATCTGGAGTTCGCGGGCGCCGTTCGGCGACAGGGCCTTCGGGCTGTTCCGGTCCGATCCCGAGGCCGAGCGGCACAAGGGGCTCACCTACTTCATGTTCGACCTCGACGCCGACGGCGTAACGGTGCGCCCGATCGCGCAGCTCGGCGGCGACACCGGCTTCGGCGAGATCTTCCTCGACGACGTCTTCGTTCCCGATCACGACGTGATCGGGCAGGTACACGACGGCTGGCGCGCCGCGATGAGCACGTCGAGCAACGAGCGCGGAATGTCGCTCCGCAGCCCGGCGCGTTTCCTCGCACCCGCCGAGCGACTCGTCGAACTCTGGAAGGCAAACCCGGATCCGGTGTTCACCGATCGGGTCGCCGACGCGTGGATCAAGGCGCAGGCGTACCGGTTGCACACGTTCGGGACCGTCACGCGGCTGGCCGCGGGAGGTGAGCTCGGCGCCGAGTCGTCGATCACCAAGGTGTTCTGGTCCGATCTCGACGTCGCGCTGCATCAGACCGCGCTGGACTTGCGTGGGGCGGACGGCGAGCTCGCGGATGCGTGGACCGAAGGGCTGCTGTTCGCGCTCGGCGGCCCGATCTACGCAGGCACCAACGAGATTCAGCGCAACATCATCGCCGAGCGGCTTCTCGGCCTGCCCCGCGAGCCCAAGGGGACCAAGTGAAGTTCGATCTCGACGAACAGCAGCGCGACTTCGCGGCCAGCATCGACGCCGCGCTCGGCGCTGCGGCGGTGCCCGCTGCGGTGCGCGCCTGGGCGGAGGGCGACACCGCACCCGGCCGCAAGGTCTGGTCGACGCTGACCGATCTGGGCGTGACGGCGCTATTGGTGCCCGAGCGCTACGACGGCGTCGACGCTCACCCCGTCGACCTCGTCGTCGCAGCCGAACGGCTCGGATACTGGGGGGTCCCCGGGCCGCTCACCGAGTCCATCGCGGTGGCACCGATTCTGCTTGCAGACGACGAACGCTGCGGTGCGCTCGCCTCCGGTGAGCTGACCGCGACCGTCGCCGTGCCCCCGCACGTGCCTCGCGCGGTCGACGCCGATTCCGCAGGCGTGATCCTGGTCGCGGTTGAGGGCGAGGTTCGCGACGGCAGTGTGGGCGAGCCGCACGAATCCGTCGACCCGGCCAGAAAGCTCTTCGACGTGGCCGCCACCGGCGAAGCTCGAAGCGTCGACACCGCAAAGGCTTTCGAGTACGGCGTGCTCGCCAATGCCGCGCAGCTGGTCGGCGCGGGTCAGGCCATGCTCGATGGCTCGGTCGCCTACGCCAAGCAGCGCAGCCAGTTCGGCCGCACCATCGGGTCCTACCAGGCGATCAAACACAAGTTGGCCGATGTGTACATCGCGGTCGAGTTGGCCAGGCCGCTGATCTACGGCGCGGCGTTGTCGCTGGCGGAAGGATCGGACGACACCGCACGCGACGTGAGCGCCGCGCTGGTGGCCGCCGCGGACGCCGCGCTGCTCTCGGCCCGCTCGTCGCTGCAGACCCACGGCGCGATCGGTTTCACGCAGGAGCACGATCTGTCGCTGCTTCTGCTGCGGGTACAGGCGTTGCGGTCGGCCTGGGGCGACCCGACATGGCACCGACGCCGGGTATTGGAGGCCTTGTAGATGAGCGAGGAACGAGAGCTGCTGCGTGAAACCGTCGCCGCGCTGGCCGAGAAACACGCCTCGCCCGCGTCGGTGCGCAAGACCATCGAATCGCAGAGCGGCTACGACGAGTCGCTGTGGAAGCTGCTGTGCGAGCAGGTCGGAGCCGCCGCACTGGTCGTGCCCGAGGAGCTGGGCGGCGCGGGCGGTGAGCTCGCCGACGCGGCCGTCGTCCTCGAGGAGCTGGGCAGGACGCTCGCGCCGACACCGCTGCTCGGCACGACGCTGGCTGAGCTCGCGTTGCTCGCCGCCGACGAGCCCGACAACGATGCGATCGAGAAGTTGGCCGAGGGCGCGGCGATCGGAACCGTGGTCTTCGACCCGGGCTTCGTGATCAACGGCGCGATCGCCGATGTCGTCGTCGCGACCGACGGTGCGACGCTGACCCGCTGGACCACGTTCACCGCCACACCCGTCGGCACCATGGACCCCACGCGGCCGTTGGCGCGATTGGAGCCCGCAGGCACGGCGGACATCGGCTCGGACCCCGGCCTTGCCGACATCGCCGCGATCCTGGTGGCGGCCGAGCAGGTCGGCGCCGCTTCGAGGTGCCTCGACCTGACCGTCGAATACGCCAAGGACCGCGTTCAGTTCGGCCGCCCGATCGGCAGCTTCCAGGCCCTCAAACACCGGATGGCCGACCTCTACGTCGCCGTGCAGTCGGCGCGCGCGGTGGTCAATGAGGCCGTCGCCGAGCCGTCGGCGACCTCGGCCGCGCTGGCGCGGTTCTCGGCCAGCGACGCGTTCTCGAAGGTCGCCGCGGAGGCTGTGCAGATCCACGGCGGTATCGCGATCACCTGGGAGCACGACATCCAGCTGTACTTCAAGCGCGCGCACGGCAGCGCCCAGTTGCTCGGCCCACCGAGAGAGCATCTGCGCAGGCTCGAATCCGAAGTGCTTTAGCCTGGCTGAGTGAGCGTTTCGCTGCGCGCAGGCATCCCGCCGTTCTACGTGATGGACGTGTGGTTGGCCGCCGCGCAACGGCAGCGCACGCACGGCGACCTGGTGAACCTGTCGGCAGGTCAGCCGAGCGCGGGCGCCCCTTCGGCGGTGCGGGCGAAGGCGATCGAAGCACTCGAGAGCACCGTCCTGGGCTACACGGTCGCCCTCGGCATCCCCGAACTGCGGACCGCGATCGCGGAGGCCTATCGACTGCGGCATGGACTTGTCGTCGACCCCACCGACGTGGTCGTCACCACCGGCTCGTCGGGCGGGTTCCTACTGGCGTTCCTCGCGTGCTTCGACGCACGCGACCGCGTCGCGATCGCGAGCCCCGGCTACCCGTGCTACCGAAATATTCTGTCCGCGCTCGGTTGTGAGGTCGTCGAGATCCCATGCGGGCCTGAGACGAGATTTCAGCCGACCGCGCAGATGCTGGCCGAGTTGGATCCACCCGTGAAGGGGGTGATCGTCGCGAGCCCGGCCAACCCGACCGGCACGGTGATCCCGCCCCGCGAGCTGGCGGCGATCGCGTCGTGGTGCGTGGACACCGGTGTTCGCCTGATCAGCGACGAGGTGTACCACGGCCTGGTCTACGAGGGTGCTCCCGAAACCAGCTGCGCGTGGGAGACGTCGCGTGAAGCCGTTGTGGCCAACAGCTTTTCGAAGTATTTCGCGATGACGGGCTGGCGGCTGGGCTGGCTGCTCGTACCCCAAGAGCTCCAGCGCGCCGTCGACTGCCTCACCGGAAACTTCACCATCTGCCCTCCGGTGCTGTCGCAGACCGCAGCGGTCGCCGCGTTCACACCCGAGTCGATCGCCGAGTCCGACGCGCTGCTGCACCACTACGCCGCAAACCGCGAACTCCTGCTCGACGGACTGCCGAAGATCGGAATCGACCGGCTCGCGCCCACCGACGGCGCGTTCTACGTCTATGCCGACGTGTCACATCTGACCGGCGATTCACTGTCCTTCTGCTCGAAGCTGTTGGCCGAAACCGGCGTCGCGATCGCGCCAGGGATCGACTTCGATCCCCAGCGCGGCGGCTCATACGTGCGGCTGTCGTTCGCGGGCCCGCCAGGCGATATCGAGGAAGCGTTGGCACGCATCGGAGAGTTCGTCGGCTGACTCGGCGCCACCGTCCAATCGTTGCGCATGCAACAATCACCCAGCCTATTGTCTATTAACACATTTGCTGGCTCGGTTTTCGATTTAAAATCCGCTGAAGGCACTTGTTTGGGGCAGCGTGCCCCGACAGATAGCTCGGTTCGACAGGAAGAAAATATGAAACTCCTCATCCCCATTGCAGCGGCCAGTGCTGCTGCCTTCGCGTTGGCCCCCAATGCCAGTGCCGCTACACCTCCGGTACCAGAGGGCATGCACAAGCTCTGTGTGGCTTCCGGTCAGTGTCTGACTGAGCTGGTTGCCTACAACTGCGGGCCGGACTGCTTCTCCATGGATGTCGTCGATGACCCGAAGGGTGGCACTTTCTACCGCTTCGACCCGGCCACCGGCCAATGGCGAGCCCCCAGCAACGGGAATTGGACGGCAGACGGCGTCAGCTTCACTACCGCAAGCGGAGCAACGGCTACCCTTTCGCCACTCTGACCGACCGACAGAACGGCAGAAATAGTCGCGCACGCAGCGGTGATACTGCAGGGTCAGCGTGCGCTCCAGCCGCCGTCCATGCTGTAGGACGCACCCGTGACCATGCCTGCGGCAGGCGACGTCAGCCAGCCGACGAGATCGGCGACCTCCTCCGGTTCGAGCAGGCGTTTGATCGCACCCTCCTTCAACAGAACGTCGGAGACCACCTGCTCGTCCGAAATACCGTGCGTGCGGGCCTGATCGGCGATCTGCTTGGTCACCAGCGGTGTTCGCACATACCCGGGGTTCACGCAGTTGCTCGTCACACCGTGAGGCCCACCTTCGAGGGCGGTCACTTTGGACAATCCCTCCAGAGCATGCTTGGCGGTGACGTAGGCGATCTTGTACTCCGATGCGCGAAGGCCGTGCACCGACGAGATGTTGACGATGCGCCCGAATCCGTTGTCGTACATGTGCGGCAATGCGGCCCGGATCAGCAGGAAGGGCGCTTCCACCATCAGCGTCTGGATGAAGCGGAAGCGTTCGGGCGGGAAGTCGACGATCGGGCTGACATGTTGGACACCCGCGTTGTTGACGAGGATGTCGGTCTCCAGCCGCAACTCCTCCAGTGCTCCGACATCGGAAAGGTCCACCACCCAAGACTTTCCGCCGATCTCCTTGGCGACCGTCTTCGCTGCGACGCCGTCGAGATCAGCGACGGTGACAACGGCGCCCCGTGAGGCCAGTTCGCGCGCACATGCCGCGCCGATGCCGCTCGCGCCACCGGTGACGAGGGCCGTTCGCCTCTCGAGTGCCGTCATACGACCCCGGCCCTGGCGAGATCATCACGGTCGGCCTCGTCGACGGTTTCCAGGTCGAGCCCCCTCGTCTCTCGCAGGTAGTACACCGCGACGAGGGTGATCGCCGCGGAGATCGCCAGGTAGATCGCGATCGGCACCCAGGAGTCGAAGGTCTCCAGCAGCTTCACCGAGATGGCGGGTGCCGCGGAACCCGCCACGATCGAGGTGACCTGATAGCCAAGGGACACACCGGAATACCGCATCCGGGTGGGGAACATCTCGGCCATGATCGCCGGCTGCGGCGCGTACATCAGCGCGTGGATCATCAGCCCGATGACGATGGCGGCGATGATGAGCAGATAGTTCGCGCTGTCCATCATCGGGAACGCGAAGAAGCCCCACGTCGCCGCGAGCACCGTGCCGACGGCGTAGACGGGCCTGCGACCTACCCGGTCGGCCAGCCTGCCGACCAGTGGAATGACGGCGAAGTGCACGGCGTGCGCGACGAGCATGTAGCGCAGGATCGCGTTGGTGTCCACACCGACGTGCACCTTGAGATACGTGATGGACACGATCACGACGAGGTAGTACATGACGTTCTCGGCGAACCGCAGACCCATCGCGGTGAACACCCCGCGCGGATACCGCTTGAGTACCTCGACCACCCCGTAGGAGACGGCCTTGACCCGCTCGACTTCCTTTTGCGCCTCAACGAAAATCGGCGCATCGGTGACCTTCGTCCGCACGTAATAGCCGACCAGCACCACAACGGCAGACAGCCAGAAGGCGATCCGCCAACCCCAGGACAGGAAGTCTTCGTCCGACAGCGTCGCGGTGAGTACCCACAGCACGACGGTGGCGAGCATGTTGCCGACAGGAACCGCCGCCTGTGGCCAACTGGCCCAGAAGGCACGGCTCTTGTTCGGGCTGTGTTCCGCCACCAGCAGCACCGCGCCGCCCCACTCACCACCGACCGCGAAGCCCTGTAGGAAACGCAGAACCACAAGCAGCACCGGCGCCCAGACGCCGATCTGGGCGTAGGTCGGCAGGCAGCCCATCAGGAACGTGACGACACCGACGAGCAGGATCGCGAACTGCAGAAGCTTCTTGCGGCCGAACTTGTCGCCGAAGTGCCCGAACACCACGCCGCCGAGCGGACGGGCGACGAAGCCGACCGCATAGGTGAGGAAGGCAGCGAAGATGGCGCCGTAGGCGCTGTCACTCGCCGGAAAGAACACCTTGTTGAAGACCAGCGTGGCCGCCGTCCCGTACAGGAAGAACTCGTACCACTCGACGACGGTGCCCGCCATCGAGGCGACGACAACGCGTTTGAGTCCGGTCGGGACCGCCGCGCCAGGCTCGCTCATTCGAGACTCCTTTGTGTGTGACGCCGAACACAGATGTCTGTGAGTATTCCTGCAGGTACCTCCGCCCGCAATGGCCAAAATTGCAGGAGTTATCTGCAAAAATGCAGGTATGACCGCTTCGTCGGGTCGCAGGCCGAGCGCCGACGACCTCCTCGTGTTGCTGGCCGTCGGTCGGTCCGGCCGCTACAACACGGCCGCCGAGGAACTCGGCCTCAACCACACCACGATTTCACGACGCATCGCCGCACTCGAGGAGTCGATCGGCGGCCGGGTGCTGGCCCGCGTCCCGGGCGGTTGGGAGCTGACCGATCTGGGTCGCGAGGCGCTCGCGGCCGCGGAGGCGGTGGAGTCCGCGGTGCGCTCGCTCACCACGGACTCGGAGGGCTCGCGGGGATTGGAAGGCGTGGTGCGCATCTCGGCGACGGACGGTTTCAGCGCCTACATCGCCGCACCGGCCGCCGCACAGGTGCAGCGCAGGCATCCGAAGGTCGCCGTGGAGATCGTCGCGGCCACCCGGCGTGCCACGCAGCAGCGTTCCGGCCTGGACATCGAAGTGGTTGTCGGCGAACCGCAGGTGCATCGCGCGGAGGCGATCCGCCTCGGCGACTACTGCCTGGGCTTGTACGGCGCGCGGGAGTACCTCAGCGAACACGGTTCACCGACGAGCATCGACGATCTGATTCACTACCCGCTCGTCTATTTCATCGATTCGATGCTTCAGGTCGACGACCTCGACCTGGCGGCGAGCTTTGCTCCGACAATGCGCGAATCGGTCACGTCCACCAATGTCTTCGTCCACGTCGAGGCCACTCGAGCGGCCGCGGGCATCGGCCTGCTGCCGTGCTTCATGGCCGATCGACACGACGATCTGGTCCGGCTGTTGCCGGAATCGGTGGCCGTCCGGCTGAGCTATTGGCTTGTCACGCGGCCGGAAACTCTGCGGCGGCCCGAGGTCGGCGCCGTAGTCGAGGCCATCCGAACGCGGGTGGGAGAACAGCGTGACATCCTGCTCGGCATCGACGCGAACGCATAGGAAAGGGGCACCCCTTAGGGGGTGCCCCTTTGGTCTGTGTCGCTAGCGGCTCTGCTGCACGCTGGTGTCCACGTGCGGCACAGTCGCCGTGGGATGGATGTCGTAAACCCAGTCGCGGTGGCCGATGTCGGCCTGAGCCGGGCCCGCCAAGCCGAGTACGGCGGCGGTCAAACCGCTTGCGATGACTGTGGCAAATCCGAGCTTCTTCATTTTGGTGCCTTCTTCTTTCTCTGTTCTGTGGCGCTCGAACCGTGTCGGTTGGAACTCCGTTGCCCCGGCCCTGTCGTTCTCTCTGGCCGGTATGACTCTTCAAACAGGGAGGTCAGGGGTTTAATTCCGGTGGCAGTAAATGATTGGCGGTTGGCACGAATCGCTCAATTGCGTTGCGCGCACAGGCCAGTGCAGGTCTCAAGTCACCCAACCGTGTGCGGTGGATCACAGCTAAACTCAACGCCATGCCGTTCATCGATCATCCGAAAGGCCGCGCCTACTACCGCCATTGGGCGGCGCAGGATCCGCGCGCCGTCGTCATATTCCTGCACGGCTTCGGCGAGCACACCGGCGTCTACCACCGGTACGGGTTCGCGCTAAACGCCGCAGGCATCGACCTGTGGGCGACCGACCAGTTCGGCCACGGCCTCACTCCCGGCCCGCGGGGCGACTTCGGCTCCATCGCCGACAGTTCCGATCTGGCTGACACCCTCACCGAGGTCGCCGAGGGCGAGCGGCCGGGGCTGCCGTTGTTCGCCCAGGGCCATTCGTTCGGCGCGGTGGTCACGCTGACGCGGCTGCTCGATCAACCCGACCGCTACCGCGCCGGCGTGATCTCAGGCGCTCCGCTGGTGCCGATCCCCGAACTTCTCGACACGGAGAGCACGTTCGACCTGGATCCGCTCTGGCTGTCCGAGGACCCGTTCTATCTCGACGCGTTGGTCAACGACCCGCTGGCGTTCATCGACGCCGACGGCGGGCCGCTGGCCCGTGCACTGGACACCGCGTGGGACCGATTCGGCAAGGACCTGCCTACATTGACGGTTCCGACGCTGGCCGTGCACGGTGTCGCCGACCCGATCGCGCCCGTCGGCGCGGTGAAGGCGTATGCGGAACAGATAGACCCGTTGACCCTCAGGGAGTTTCCCGGCGGCCGCCACGACATCCTCAACGACACCATGCACCGAGAGGTGGCGACTGCGATCACCGAGTTCCTCGACGAAGCGATCTAGAGCCAGGTGTCCTCGGTGGTCGTGGTGAGGAATGCCTCGAGGTCGTCGCGCCAGTGCGCAGGCGTGTTCTTGTCGGGCTCGATCCCGGTGTACTGGCCCTTGTAGAACAACAGCGGTCGCGGCTTCTTGTGGGGCACGTCAGATAGCGAGTGCACCGCGCCGAACACCACGAGGTGGTCTCCACCGTCGTGCACGGAGTCCACCGTGCAGTCGATGTGAGCGAGCGTGTCCTTGATCACCGGCGAGCCTAACTTTGACGGGCTCCAATCCATTCCGGCGAACTTGTGGGGCTCCTTCGATCCGAACCGCGCCGAGACGTCCTTCTGCATCTCGTGCAGCACGTTGACGCAGAACTTGCCCGTCGCTTCGATCGCCTTCCAGGACCGTGACACCTTGGTCGGGCAGAACAGCACCAGCGGCGGCTCCAGCGACAGTGCCGCGAACGACTGGCACGCGAATCCGACCGGCGCGCCTTCGTGCATCGTGGTGATCACCGTGATGCCGGTGCAGAACTGCCCGAGCACATTGCGGAATGTGCGAGGGTCAATGGGTTCCGCGGACACTATTACTTGAAGCCGACGCTGAAGTCGTGACCCCAGAGGCTGACCGCGGTGCTCTCCCGAGCCACCCAGTCGTGATCGTCGACTTTCAAGCCCTCACAACCGAATTCGATGTCAAAGCCACCGGGCGTCTTCATGTAAAACGACAGCATCTTGTCGTTGACGTGCCGGCCAAGCGTCGCCGACATCGGCACCTTGCGACGCAGCGCACGATCCAGGCACAGCCCGACATCGTCGGCCTCACCTACTTCGACCATCAGGTGCACGATTCCGCTGGGTGTCGACCCTGGCATGAAGGCCAGGCTGTGGTGCCGCGGATTGACGCCGAAGAAGCGCAGCCAGGCGGGGGCACCGTCGGCGGGCCGTCCGACGAGCTGCGGCGGCAGCTTCATCGAGTCACGCAGATAGAACCCGAGCACGTCGCGATAGAAGTGCAGTGATTCGGCATCGTCCTTCGTGGTCAGCACCACGTGGCCGAGGCCCTGCTCCTCGGTGACGAACTTGTGGCCGTACGGGCTGACGACGCGACGATGTTCGAGGGCGACGCCGTGGAACACCTCGAGGGTATTACCCGACGGGTCGTCGAACGCGATCATCTCGTCGACGCGACGTTCCGCGAGCTCAGCGGCCGAGGCCTCCTTGTACGGCGTGCCCTCGACGTCCAGCCGCTGGCGGATATCTTGCAGCGCAGCGGCATTGGCGGTTTCCCAACCCGATTGCAGCAGCCGGTCGTTGTCCCCGGGGATGATGACGAGGCGCGCGGGGAATTCGTCCATCCGCAGATAGAGCGCACCCTCAGTGGCGCCGGTGCCCTCGACCATGCCGAGCACCTTGAGGCCGTACTCGCGCCATGCCGCGACGTCGGTCGCCTCGATTCGCAGGTAACCAAGCGATTTGATGCTCACGACCCACCTCCAAGGAAATCGATGGTCAACTTGTTGAACTCGTCGAACTTCTCCAGCTGTGCCCAGTGTCCACACTGCCCGAAGACGTGCAACTGCACCTTCGGAATCTGCTTGAGGGCCACCAGAGCGCCGTCGAGGGGATTGACGCGGTCCTCGCGGCCCCAGATGAGCAGCACGCGCTGGCGCAGCTTGTAGACCTCACGCCACATCATGCCGAGCTCGAAATCGGCGCCTCCGAACGACTTTCCCATCGCCCGCGCCGCGGCCAGCGACTCGGGCTGGCTGGCGATCTCGAACCGCTCGTCGATCAACTCCGGCGTCACGAGATTCTGGTCGTAGACCATGATGCGCAAGAACTTCTCCATATTCTCCCGCGTCGGCTCCGCGGTGAACCTGCCGAGCAGCTTGACGCCTTCGGTGGGATCCGGGGAGAACAGGTTGACCGACAGTCCCCCTGGCCCCATCAACACGAGGCGCCCGGCGCGTCGGCCGTTGTCCAAGGCGAACCGCACGGCGGTACCGCCGCCGAGCGAGTTGCCCACCAGTTCAGCGCTTTCGATGCCGAGGTGGTCGAACAGGTTCAGCAGCGCGGTGGCGCTGTAGCGGTTGTACTGCTCGTGCTCGGTGTGCTTGTCGGAGTGGCCGTAGCCCGGCTGGTCGACCGCGATCACATGGAAGTGTTTTGCCAACACCCCGATGTTGCGCCCGAAGTTCGACCAGCTGGACGCACCAGGCCCACCACCGTGCAGGAGCACGACCGTCTTCTCGTTGCCGACGCCCGCCTCGTGGTAATGCAGCCGCATATCGTCGCGGACCTGCGCATAGCGGGAGGTCGACTCGAACGTGATCTCTTGCTGTTGTGCGGTTTCGGCGGCGAAAGACGTCATCAGACCATCGTGTCCGCCGGCGGCAGCCCGAATTCGTTGTTGCCGAAGATCAGGTAGGCGCGTTCGGGGTCGTTGGCGGCGTGCACACGGCCCGCGTGCGCATCGCGCCAGAACCGTTGCACGGGAGCGTCGTTGTTGAGCGCGGTGGCACCCGATGCCTCGAACAGCCGGTCGATGGACGCGATCGCGCGGCCGGTGGCGCGGACTTGGTCGCGACGGGCGCGGGCGCGCAGCTCGAACGGGATTTCCTCGCCCGCCTGCAGCAGTGCGTACTCATCGCCGACGTTGCCGATCAACTGCCGCCAGGCGGCGTC is a genomic window of Mycobacterium sp. ITM-2016-00318 containing:
- the hsaD gene encoding 4,5:9,10-diseco-3-hydroxy-5,9,17-trioxoandrosta-1(10),2-diene-4-oate hydrolase, which produces MTSFAAETAQQQEITFESTSRYAQVRDDMRLHYHEAGVGNEKTVVLLHGGGPGASSWSNFGRNIGVLAKHFHVIAVDQPGYGHSDKHTEHEQYNRYSATALLNLFDHLGIESAELVGNSLGGGTAVRFALDNGRRAGRLVLMGPGGLSVNLFSPDPTEGVKLLGRFTAEPTRENMEKFLRIMVYDQNLVTPELIDERFEIASQPESLAAARAMGKSFGGADFELGMMWREVYKLRQRVLLIWGREDRVNPLDGALVALKQIPKVQLHVFGQCGHWAQLEKFDEFNKLTIDFLGGGS